In a single window of the Methanofollis ethanolicus genome:
- a CDS encoding single-stranded-DNA-specific exonuclease RecJ has protein sequence MSLERDVSAAAGRIREADRVTVISHIDADGITSLSILMQAITRAGIEAVPVFVRQLEPLMMHHVPQDDTLKVFSDLGAGQQNLLEEHGLAEDRVVIIDHHVSQDVKTPYMQVNALPYGHTKFSAAGAAYLVARAIDDDTHDLAKLAVIGNVGDMMAREDCGLIGPARAIADDGIEYGNVEAQRDLNCYGISTRPLNLCLAYTDDPFIEGITNNPAGARRLLASLGIPERTREGRWRVWEDLDAAEKQAVCSALAEQIVAHGGDAGRLCAEVYLFPDEAGGTALHNASEFSTLLNACGRWARPAVGSAICAGDRAEALREAGQMLTQHRATIREILTYILTTGVRELDAIQYLHVGDRFPDTIVGIGAGMALSKLGREKPILIMCTLPDDPALTKVSMRADDRMVGAGIDLQAALIEAAGPFGGAAGGHAIAAGAYIPKTAEQEFVHRVNQCIKRQRGAAGQGDC, from the coding sequence ATGAGTCTTGAGAGGGATGTATCAGCGGCCGCCGGGCGGATCCGCGAGGCCGACCGGGTGACGGTCATCTCGCACATCGACGCCGACGGGATCACCAGCCTCTCGATCCTGATGCAGGCGATCACTCGCGCCGGGATCGAGGCGGTGCCCGTCTTCGTGCGGCAGCTCGAGCCGCTGATGATGCACCACGTCCCGCAGGACGACACACTGAAGGTCTTCTCCGACCTCGGGGCCGGGCAGCAGAACCTCCTGGAGGAGCACGGCCTTGCCGAGGACAGGGTCGTGATCATCGATCACCACGTCTCGCAGGACGTGAAGACGCCCTACATGCAGGTGAATGCCCTGCCGTACGGCCACACGAAGTTCTCAGCCGCGGGGGCGGCGTACCTCGTCGCCCGGGCCATCGACGACGACACCCACGACCTCGCAAAGCTTGCCGTGATCGGGAATGTCGGCGACATGATGGCCAGGGAAGACTGCGGGCTCATCGGGCCGGCACGGGCGATCGCCGACGACGGAATCGAGTACGGGAATGTCGAGGCGCAGCGCGACCTCAACTGCTACGGCATCTCCACCCGCCCCCTGAACCTCTGCCTCGCCTACACCGACGACCCCTTCATCGAGGGGATCACCAACAACCCGGCAGGGGCGAGAAGGCTCCTTGCGTCCCTCGGCATACCGGAGAGGACGCGGGAAGGGCGGTGGCGGGTCTGGGAGGACCTGGACGCCGCCGAAAAGCAGGCGGTCTGCTCGGCCCTTGCAGAACAGATCGTCGCCCACGGCGGCGACGCCGGGAGACTCTGCGCCGAGGTCTACCTCTTCCCCGACGAGGCCGGGGGGACGGCCCTGCACAATGCCTCCGAGTTCTCGACCCTCCTCAATGCCTGCGGCAGGTGGGCCCGCCCTGCGGTCGGGAGCGCGATCTGCGCCGGCGACCGGGCCGAAGCCCTCAGGGAGGCCGGGCAGATGCTCACCCAGCATCGGGCGACGATCCGGGAGATCCTCACCTACATCCTCACCACCGGCGTCCGGGAACTCGACGCCATCCAGTACCTCCATGTCGGGGACAGGTTCCCCGACACCATCGTCGGGATCGGCGCGGGTATGGCCCTCTCGAAACTCGGCCGTGAGAAACCGATCCTCATCATGTGCACTCTCCCCGACGATCCCGCCCTCACCAAGGTCTCCATGCGGGCCGACGACAGGATGGTCGGCGCCGGCATCGACCTTCAGGCGGCCCTCATCGAGGCCGCCGGGCCCTTCGGCGGGGCGGCAGGGGGGCACGCCATCGCCGCGGGGGCATATATCCCGAAAACAGCAGAACAGGAGTTTGTACACCGTGTCAACCAGTGCATCAAGAGACAGCGCGGAGCGGCAGGTCAGGGCGATTGCTGA
- a CDS encoding PUA domain-containing protein, producing the protein MSTSASRDSAERQVRAIADFQFGKGAGEALFPSGCRIVRSKTRRVRQVMLGDERIVTVRAQDGRFTLGIMGARLLAQALAAPAYRVVIADEVADFVADGKNAFAKHIVTADTGIRAGDEVIVVSGEDKVIATGQALLSGREMVAFDYGVAVKVRKGGK; encoded by the coding sequence GTGTCAACCAGTGCATCAAGAGACAGCGCGGAGCGGCAGGTCAGGGCGATTGCTGACTTCCAGTTCGGGAAAGGAGCAGGAGAAGCACTCTTCCCGTCAGGCTGCCGCATCGTCAGGTCGAAAACGCGGCGCGTCAGACAGGTGATGCTCGGCGACGAGCGTATCGTCACCGTCCGCGCCCAGGACGGGCGGTTCACCCTCGGCATCATGGGCGCTCGCCTGCTTGCGCAGGCGCTTGCGGCGCCCGCGTACCGCGTCGTGATCGCAGACGAAGTCGCCGATTTCGTCGCCGACGGGAAGAACGCCTTTGCCAAACACATCGTCACAGCGGATACCGGCATCAGGGCCGGCGACGAGGTGATCGTCGTGTCCGGAGAGGACAAGGTGATCGCCACCGGCCAGGCACTCCTCTCGGGCAGAGAAATGGTGGCATTTGATTATGGAGTAGCGGTAAAAGTTAGGAAAGGAGGAAAGTAA
- a CDS encoding nascent polypeptide-associated complex protein — MFPGGKINPKKMKQMMKQLGMEIEQLEDVKRVVIETGKGNYVFDEAEVVATIMQGATTYQINGEARFEPAALDIPEDDVKLVMEQTGTTAAAAREALAATDGDIAGAILRLTGA, encoded by the coding sequence GTGTTTCCAGGCGGTAAGATCAATCCGAAAAAGATGAAGCAGATGATGAAGCAGCTCGGCATGGAGATCGAGCAGCTTGAAGACGTGAAGAGAGTCGTCATCGAGACCGGCAAGGGGAACTATGTCTTCGACGAGGCCGAAGTCGTCGCCACGATCATGCAGGGTGCCACCACCTACCAGATCAATGGCGAGGCGAGGTTCGAGCCCGCCGCCCTTGATATTCCGGAAGACGACGTGAAACTGGTGATGGAGCAGACCGGCACCACGGCCGCCGCCGCCCGGGAGGCGCTCGCCGCCACCGACGGAGACATCGCCGGGGCGATCCTGCGTCTGACAGGCGCATGA
- a CDS encoding tRNA (adenine-N1)-methyltransferase — protein sequence MIQEGERLILVSATREYYVSAGEGTLSTDLGILKLDTLVGAAYGDVVATHLGTEFVIRRPRATDFFTHAARTGAPMLPKDIGMVIAYTGMNSRDTVLDAGTGSGIAAIYFGGVAGHVVSCEVRPEFAKKAEKNIRDAGLDNVEVRACDVLSVEGEFDVVHLDLGITPEHIAHARTLLRSGGYLACYTPFIEQMMQAYDEASRLFSEVHTYECMEREMTRSARGTRPSTRVGHSGYITIARG from the coding sequence ATGATCCAGGAAGGGGAGCGTCTCATCCTCGTCTCCGCGACGAGGGAATACTATGTCTCTGCAGGGGAGGGCACCCTCTCCACAGACCTCGGCATCCTGAAGCTCGACACTCTCGTCGGGGCGGCGTACGGCGACGTCGTCGCCACCCATCTCGGCACCGAGTTCGTGATCAGGCGGCCGCGGGCGACCGACTTCTTCACCCACGCCGCGAGGACAGGCGCCCCGATGCTCCCGAAGGACATCGGTATGGTCATCGCCTACACGGGCATGAACAGCAGGGACACCGTCCTCGACGCCGGCACAGGGAGCGGCATCGCCGCGATCTATTTCGGCGGCGTCGCGGGGCATGTCGTCAGCTGCGAGGTGCGGCCCGAGTTCGCAAAGAAGGCCGAGAAAAATATCAGGGACGCGGGCCTCGACAATGTCGAAGTGCGGGCCTGCGACGTCCTTTCTGTGGAGGGGGAGTTCGACGTCGTCCACCTTGACCTCGGGATCACGCCCGAGCATATCGCCCATGCGCGGACCCTGCTGCGGTCGGGCGGCTACCTGGCCTGCTACACCCCCTTCATCGAGCAGATGATGCAGGCCTACGACGAGGCATCGCGCCTTTTTTCCGAGGTGCATACCTATGAGTGCATGGAAAGGGAGATGACGCGGAGCGCCCGCGGCACCCGGCCGTCGACGCGGGTCGGGCACTCCGGGTACATCACCATTGCACGGGGGTAA
- the pyrB gene encoding aspartate carbamoyltransferase: MRHIISIKEFEKGEIDALLDRARAIDAGDYDRHALEDKILGVLFFEPSTRTRMSFEAAMARLGGSSIDMGGVEVSSVVKGETLADTVRVVSGYADAIVLRHPKEGAARLATEFSSVPVINAGDGAGQHPSQTLIDLYTIRQAMPLDGIDVGLLGDLRYGRTAHSLAYALTNYDVTIHTLAPEGLEMPPNVIGNLRDRGVEVVEHTDIAEFARGLDVMYVTRIQRERFPDTASYYAVASSYRVTPDLLAGARTRMIILHPLPRVDEIDPRVDALPHARYFQQARNGIPIRMALLLEVMG; this comes from the coding sequence ATGCGGCATATCATCTCGATCAAGGAGTTTGAAAAGGGGGAGATCGACGCCCTTCTCGATCGAGCCCGGGCGATCGATGCCGGGGACTATGACCGGCACGCCCTGGAGGACAAAATCCTCGGGGTGCTCTTCTTCGAGCCGTCGACGCGGACCAGGATGTCTTTCGAGGCGGCGATGGCCCGCCTCGGCGGGAGTTCCATCGACATGGGAGGCGTGGAGGTGAGTTCTGTCGTCAAGGGCGAGACCCTGGCAGACACGGTGCGGGTGGTGAGCGGGTACGCGGACGCGATCGTGCTCCGCCACCCGAAGGAGGGGGCGGCCAGGCTCGCCACCGAGTTCTCGTCGGTCCCGGTGATCAATGCCGGGGACGGCGCGGGCCAGCACCCCTCCCAGACCCTCATCGACCTGTACACGATCAGGCAGGCGATGCCCCTGGACGGGATCGATGTCGGCCTCCTCGGCGACCTGCGGTACGGGCGGACGGCCCACTCTCTCGCGTACGCCCTGACGAACTACGACGTCACCATCCACACCCTCGCCCCCGAGGGGCTGGAGATGCCGCCGAATGTGATCGGGAACCTCCGCGACCGTGGGGTCGAGGTGGTGGAGCACACCGACATCGCGGAGTTCGCCCGCGGCCTGGACGTGATGTACGTGACCAGGATCCAGCGCGAGCGCTTCCCTGACACGGCCTCGTACTACGCGGTGGCGTCGAGTTACCGGGTGACCCCCGACCTCCTGGCAGGTGCCCGGACCCGGATGATCATCCTCCACCCCCTGCCGCGGGTGGACGAGATCGACCCCCGGGTGGACGCCCTGCCCCATGCCCGCTACTTCCAGCAGGCGAGGAACGGCATCCCGATCAGGATGGCCCTCCTCCTGGAGGTGATGGGATGA
- the pyrI gene encoding aspartate carbamoyltransferase regulatory subunit, protein MNETPKSLQISPIRNGTVIDHIPAGEAFNVLRILGITRATTDTLSIATNVASGKAGRKDIVKIENRELKKEEVDRIALIAPQATINIIRNYLVFDKKGVQIPKLLHGVVRCPNPGCISNTNEPIQSRFEVTEKGLHCLYCDWYLTEDIAGHII, encoded by the coding sequence ATGAACGAAACCCCGAAGAGCCTCCAGATCAGCCCGATCAGGAACGGCACGGTGATCGACCACATCCCGGCGGGCGAGGCCTTCAACGTGCTGCGCATCCTCGGGATCACGAGGGCGACGACAGACACCCTCTCCATCGCCACGAATGTGGCGAGCGGCAAGGCCGGCCGGAAGGACATCGTCAAGATCGAGAACCGCGAGCTCAAAAAGGAGGAGGTGGACAGGATCGCCCTCATCGCCCCGCAGGCGACGATCAATATCATCAGGAACTACCTGGTCTTCGACAAGAAGGGCGTCCAGATCCCGAAACTCCTCCACGGTGTCGTCAGGTGCCCGAACCCTGGCTGCATCTCGAACACGAACGAACCTATCCAGAGCAGGTTCGAGGTGACGGAGAAGGGTCTCCACTGCCTGTACTGCGACTGGTACCTCACCGAGGACATCGCCGGGCATATTATCTGA
- a CDS encoding HEPN domain-containing protein produces the protein MKDRLAWCAGIKNGIMPVEPNDTLAGAYLKKAEDAMDAMHSVASNDWKISTGYYSLYFSLYAVLTKIGIKSENHTCTIALMQHLLRDFFTPDECEMLEKARQARVETQYYIASDVSEAYVGTLARQVPRFLVKCRGIVDGLKEKDVQALRKLFAVLIEESGHCR, from the coding sequence ATGAAAGACAGACTCGCCTGGTGCGCCGGGATAAAAAACGGCATCATGCCTGTCGAACCAAATGACACCCTTGCAGGTGCATACCTGAAAAAAGCGGAGGATGCCATGGACGCCATGCATTCTGTGGCTTCGAATGACTGGAAGATCTCGACCGGGTATTATTCTCTCTATTTCTCTCTGTATGCCGTGCTCACGAAGATCGGGATCAAGTCCGAGAACCATACCTGCACGATTGCGCTTATGCAGCACCTCCTCAGGGATTTCTTCACGCCCGACGAGTGCGAGATGCTGGAGAAGGCGCGGCAGGCACGCGTGGAAACGCAATATTATATCGCCAGCGACGTTTCAGAGGCCTATGTCGGTACGCTTGCACGACAGGTCCCCCGTTTTCTCGTGAAGTGCAGGGGGATCGTGGATGGTTTGAAAGAGAAAGATGTGCAGGCACTGCGAAAATTGTTCGCCGTCTTGATCGAGGAGAGCGGGCACTGCCGGTGA
- a CDS encoding nucleotidyltransferase domain-containing protein produces MLASSQRGKIRLFRIKPSEISIQYFILAEIYKKIRFMEENPYISEVLDRVSSCTQGTTLLFGSYAKGTETETSDLDIFVAGRYDEREVAKIGEMYGVEVTIKSYPDTAFGPKYLSDPLVLEVRKNHIVWKNTDSFVREVVA; encoded by the coding sequence GTGCTTGCATCATCACAACGCGGGAAAATCCGGCTCTTCCGGATAAAACCCAGCGAAATTTCCATCCAATATTTTATTCTCGCCGAGATTTACAAGAAGATCCGGTTCATGGAAGAAAACCCCTATATCTCGGAAGTACTGGACAGGGTCTCCTCCTGTACGCAAGGTACCACTCTTCTCTTCGGGAGTTACGCGAAAGGTACGGAGACAGAAACCTCAGACCTCGATATCTTCGTTGCAGGACGATATGATGAGAGGGAAGTCGCAAAAATCGGGGAGATGTACGGTGTCGAGGTCACTATCAAATCGTACCCGGATACCGCGTTCGGCCCGAAATATCTGTCAGATCCTCTTGTCCTCGAGGTGAGAAAGAATCATATCGTCTGGAAAAACACAGACTCTTTTGTCCGAGAGGTGGTGGCATGA